A window of Thermodesulfobacteriota bacterium genomic DNA:
CTCCGAACCGAGATCAGGGATAAAGAGCTTCTTCACATCCCTCCCGAACTCCTTTTTAAAAATATCCGCTATACCCGGCGCCTGGGAAACCGCCCCCGAGATCAGGATAGTGTTTATCTTCTCTCTGAGCTCCGTCTCGAAAAAATGTAGCGTTTTTTTAATCTCGCTTATCACGGGCGCGAGACATTGCTTCAGGTGTTCGCCGCCTTCCCCCGAAAGCTCGGCTTTGGAGAACCCGAATTCGTCTGTCGAAACCCCTCTCAAACCGCACAGATTTTCGACGAAGAACTCGATCGGCTTCCTCGACGACCTCACGCGCTTCAGTCCGTTTTCATCGAAAAGCGCAAAGCTCATGTCCCCTTCGCCTATATCCACGAGCATAACGGGCCTTACGCCCTCGAGGAGCTCGTTCAGGGCCCCTAACGCAATGGGCGTGTAGGTGACGATCTTCGGGTCGATCCCGGCTTTATTGAAATAGCCCACGGCGGACGCGACTTCCTCCTTTTCGAATACGCATACGAGCGCCTCGGCGCCGCCCTCGCCCCTCACGAGATGATAGGCGTGGCACTTATCCTGTGGTTCGAAAGTGGATATGTTTTCGAGCTCGAAGCCGTACACCTGGTCTATCTTCTTCGGGTCGACGAAGGGGAATTTTATCACCCTCACAGAGATCGGGTCGACTGATAAGGAAACGGCCAGGTCACCCTTGGGAAGTGAGTATTCCCTGAACACATCATTCAATGCTTCGGATGAGTTAGGAGTAAATTCTGAAGATTTCGTACGTATGGTCTGAAGAAGCTGGACATCTCTTAATCCTCTTTTAATCAAGGATATCCTTGCATCTTTCTTCCCTATATCAAGCCCTGCGAATCTGCCGTACATGTTTAAGTAAATTACTTAATCCAGCCCTTTAAATCTAAAGTAAAGCCCTTTTAAAGTCAAATAGATTCTATAACCCCTTTGCCCTCGATAACGTGAATACCGAAACGCCGGAGGCGCCCGATTTGAGTATCTCCCGTGCGCATTCATCCGATGTGGAGCCGGTCGTAAAAACGTCGTCGACTAGCAGTATCGACTTATCCTTAAATGCTCCGTGGGATGTGACCGAAAACGCCCCCCTTACGTTCCTTCGCCTATCCTCTTCGTTCCTGAACTCGATCTGGGGACGGGTATCCCGGATCTTTTTAAACGTGAGCAGGTCGCATTCGATCCCTCTCCTCCGCGCGAGGTTATGAGCGAGGAAGGCCGACTGGTTGTATTCCCTGTTCCTAAGCTTGCTCATGTGCATCGGAACGGGAACCACGAGGTCGAAGCCGCCCTTGGGAAAAGGGAAATTATCCAACAGCAGGGACGAGAGAAAACCTTCCAAGCCGAGCCTGCCCTCGTATTTGAACTCGTGGATCATGTCCCTGATCTTACCCTCGTAGAGGACTACAGAGCGGGCGGACTCGAAAGAAAAACTCCCCCTCAAACACCTGCCGCACAGGTGACCCGGTCCGCCGGGCGACGGGGCCGTAACATCGGCATCAAAATGATCGGCGCTGAAAAAACCGAACGGAGTCCCGCACCTGCCGCATGAGGAAAAGTCGCTAATGAACTTCACTTCCGAAAAGCAGCTCACGCAGACGGGGTTCTTGTCCGCGACCGGGATATCGCACGTCGAGCATATATTCGGAAATATGAGATCGAGCATTATTCAGGGGTTTAAACCGAACCGTGATACGACCCTCAGGCGCCGGGGACACGAAAAAGACCCCCCTATACCCTCATCGGCATTATTACCGACAAATAAACCTCGTCGCCCTCGGGCTTGAGGACAGCGGGGCTCAGCTCATCGATCAACCCTATCTGAACTCTTTCGCCCGTGATCACCTCGAGCACGTCCATCAGGTACCTGGCGTTGAAACCCAGCTCCATGGGCTCGCCCGAATAATCGAGGGGCACCGTTTCCTTCGCCTCGCCGACTTCAGGCGAAACGGAGATGAGCGTCATGCCGCCCTTGGCGATAACGAACTTCACGCTCCTCGTTTTCTCAGATGAAAGTATCGAGACCCTTTTGAGGGCTTTCAGGAACTCGTTCCTGTCGAGGGTAAGCGTCGCTTTCGTGACTTCGGGCGTCACCTGGCGGTAGTCGGGAAAATCAGCGTCTATGAGCCTCGCTATGAGTATTATGTCCTCCCCTTCAGCCATGAAGAAGTTGTCGCCGGCCCCTATCCTGACCTTGTCCGAAAGCTTGAGGACTTTCCTCAGCTCCGCCACGCCCTTTTTGGGTACGACGAAGCCTTTGCCGAACTTTACCCTGCTGTCTATGCTCTTCTCCACGAGCGAAAGCCTGTGTCCGTCCGTTGCCACGAGCCTAAGGCTCTTGCCGCCCGCCTCCTCGAAGAAGATGCCCGCGAGGTTCCTCCTCAGCTCGTCCGGAGAGACGGCAAAAATAGTCTTCGATATCATCTCTTCGAGCAGTGCGCTCTCCACGGAAAAAAGATTGTCCGAATGGAGCTCGGGGATAATTGGAAAGTCCTCGCTCGGAAGTCCGGCTATTTTGAATACCGCGGACGAGGCCCTTATCTCGACCCAGTGGTTCCCGATTTCCTCGACCTCAATATCGCCTGTCTCGAGCTCCTTCACGATCTCGTACAGCTTGCGCGCGGGGAGCGCAATGCTGCCCGTCTTCGACACATCTGCCTGAGACCACGTGCTCATTGTCGTTTCCAGGTCGGTGGCAGAGATACCTATCCTGTTTTTGTTGACGTTCAAGAGGACGTGAGAAAGCACGGGCATGGTGGCTCGCCTTTCCGAAATCCCCTGAACAAGCCCCAGTTTGAGTGAAAAGTCTTCCGCTCGAGTTTTAAACTTCATAGTTTCTGCTCCTGCTACGGTATTCAATCATATTATATGTATATCAGTAGTAATAGTAGTAGAGCCTGTTAAATTGTTGAAAAGCACTAAAACATATCTCTATTAAAAGGAATTTTATGTTTATAAACCTGTTGGCAATAACGGGGTTTTATCCACATCTATCCACAGATTTTGTCTTGAAATGCGGAGCTGCGATTTCTCCACAAATCTGTCCACATAGTTTTGCACTTCCTATCCACTTATCAGGCTCTCTATTTTTCTCGACAGCGTTTTCACCGTGTTTTCGAGAGACGGGTCTTTACCGAGGTTGTTTTCTATCTTCTTGACCGCGTGTATTACGGTCGAGTGGTCCTTACCCCCGAACTTTTCCCCGATCTCCGGGTAAGAAGCCCCGGTGTACCTTCTGGCGAGGTACATTGTAATCTGCCTCGGCACGGCGATGTTCTTCTGTTTTTTGTCGGATTTCAGGTCCTGCACCCTTATACCGAAGAAGTT
This region includes:
- a CDS encoding PilN domain-containing protein; amino-acid sequence: MFREYSLPKGDLAVSLSVDPISVRVIKFPFVDPKKIDQVYGFELENISTFEPQDKCHAYHLVRGEGGAEALVCVFEKEEVASAVGYFNKAGIDPKIVTYTPIALGALNELLEGVRPVMLVDIGEGDMSFALFDENGLKRVRSSRKPIEFFVENLCGLRGVSTDEFGFSKAELSGEGGEHLKQCLAPVISEIKKTLHFFETELREKINTILISGAVSQAPGIADIFKKEFGRDVKKLFIPDLGSENSQLYARSYALALYGSSFKSGYLNYRKDEFKYVGSDRELRRVFMAPAILFALLLVLLLYSSASRYFELKKEVKVLEAEIAELVRDTFPEVKVIPRPVQFMETEVSKQREKLMTIRGVEGASTPLEVLRDISQSLPASMKLVVNDIKFESDNKLKIQGVCDSYQEVTEIEEALSKSKIFESVTRNQTGNTVDGKTKFELSLVVKSEV
- the dnaN gene encoding DNA polymerase III subunit beta; this translates as MKFKTRAEDFSLKLGLVQGISERRATMPVLSHVLLNVNKNRIGISATDLETTMSTWSQADVSKTGSIALPARKLYEIVKELETGDIEVEEIGNHWVEIRASSAVFKIAGLPSEDFPIIPELHSDNLFSVESALLEEMISKTIFAVSPDELRRNLAGIFFEEAGGKSLRLVATDGHRLSLVEKSIDSRVKFGKGFVVPKKGVAELRKVLKLSDKVRIGAGDNFFMAEGEDIILIARLIDADFPDYRQVTPEVTKATLTLDRNEFLKALKRVSILSSEKTRSVKFVIAKGGMTLISVSPEVGEAKETVPLDYSGEPMELGFNARYLMDVLEVITGERVQIGLIDELSPAVLKPEGDEVYLSVIMPMRV
- a CDS encoding ComF family protein yields the protein MLDLIFPNICSTCDIPVADKNPVCVSCFSEVKFISDFSSCGRCGTPFGFFSADHFDADVTAPSPGGPGHLCGRCLRGSFSFESARSVVLYEGKIRDMIHEFKYEGRLGLEGFLSSLLLDNFPFPKGGFDLVVPVPMHMSKLRNREYNQSAFLAHNLARRRGIECDLLTFKKIRDTRPQIEFRNEEDRRRNVRGAFSVTSHGAFKDKSILLVDDVFTTGSTSDECAREILKSGASGVSVFTLSRAKGL